A single region of the Panthera uncia isolate 11264 chromosome D3 unlocalized genomic scaffold, Puncia_PCG_1.0 HiC_scaffold_9, whole genome shotgun sequence genome encodes:
- the ZNF605 gene encoding zinc finger protein 605: MIKSQISFEDVAVDFTLEEWRLLNPTQKNLYRDVMLENYSNLVFLGYQIIKPHGIFKLEQEEPWIIDEVLSQNFSEEVWLDNNLKMWHQDNQDELRSMERGDECDVFRKIFHSSINFVHLAMRPHKCGTGEKHLKHRFEFLISKNNLGRKKLDELSKKFLFYIKPDRTHGGIKYCDCNTCRKASSRESWLIADHITHTGVYLCMECGRVFNKKSQLIIHQRTHTGEKPYGCSECGKAFSQKSLLTIHQRTHSGEKPYGCGECQKAFSRKSLLILHQRTHTGEKPYGCSECGKAFSRKSQLKRHQRTHTVEKPYGCSDCGKAFSQKLKLITHQRTHTGEKPYKCGDCGKAFFWKSQLITHQRTHTGKKPYACNECTKAFSRNSLLIRHQRIHTGEKPYECKECGEAFVRKPQLMKHQVTHTGEKNYQCSDCEEAFFKKSELIRHQKTHLGEKPYGCVECGKTFFGKSQLLTHQRTHTGEKPYECSECGRAFTQKSSLISHQRTHTGEKPYECRDCGKTFSEKSSLVHHQRTHTGEKPFECSECRKAFAWKPQLLRHQRIHTGEKPYECSECGKAFVQKVQLIKHQRNHTGEKTYGCSECAKAFFEKAQLIIHQRIHTGERPYKCSECGKSFTRKSHLMRHQRIHTGDKYYGCSECGTAFSRKSQLMAHQRTHVI, translated from the exons ATCTCATTTGAGGATGTGGCTGTGGACTTCACGTTGGAGGAGTGGCGGCTACTTAATCCTACGCAGAAGAACTTGTACAGAgacgtgatgctggagaactaTAGCAACCTAGTGTTCTTGG GTTATCAAATTATCAAGCCTCATGGGATTTTCAAGCTGGAGCAGGAAGAGCCATGGATAATAGATGAAGTTCTAAGTCAGAACTTTTCAG aagaaGTCTGGCTAGATAACAATCTCAAAATGTGGCACCAGGATAATCAAGACGAGCTTAGAAGTATGGAGAGAGGCGACGAATGTGatgtttttaggaaaatatttcattcaagCATTAACTTTGTTCATTTAGCAATGAGACCCCATAAATGTGGCACAGgtgaaaaacatttgaaacatcGTTTTGAgtttcttatttcaaaaaataacctTGGAAGAAAGAAACTTGATGAGCTCAGTAAGAAATTTTTATTCTACATCAAACCTGATAGAACCCATGGTGGAATAAAATACTGTGATTGCAATACATGTAGAAAGGCCAGCAGTAGAGAGTCGTGGCTCATTGCAGACCATATTACACATACTGGAGTCTATTTATGCATGGAGTGTGGCAGAGTTTTTAATAAGAAGTCACAGCTCATTATACATCAGAGGACTCATACAGGAGAGAAGCCCTATGGATGcagtgaatgtggaaaagccttctcACAGAAGTCATTGCTCACTATTCATCAAAGGACTCATTCAGGAGAAAAACCATATGGGTGTGGTGAGTGTCAGAAGGCTTTCAGTAGGAAGTCATTACTCATTTTACATCAGAGAACTCATACGGGAGAGAAGCCCTACGGATGCAGCGAatgtggaaaagctttcagcAGGAAGTCACAGCTTAAAAGACATCAGAGGACGCATACTGTCGAGAAACCATATGGCTGCAGTGACTGTGGGAAAGCTTTCTCCCAGAAATTAAAGCTCATTACACATCAGAGAACacatacaggagagaaaccctataaatgtGGTGATTGTGGAAAAGCCTTCTTTTGGAAGTCCCAGCTCATCACTCATCAGAGGACTCATACGGGGAAGAAACCGTATGCATGTAATGAGTGTACCAAAGCCTTCAGCAGGAACTCACTCCTCATCAGGCATCAGAGGatccacacaggagagaaaccctacgAATGCAAGGAGTGTGGCGAAGCCTTTGTCCGAAAACCACAGCTCATGAAGCATCAAGTAACTCATACAGGAGAGAAGAACTATCAGTGCAGTGACTGTGAAGAAGCATTCTTTAAGAAGTCAGAGCTAATCAGACATCAAAAAACCCATTTAGGGGAGAAACCCTATGGATGTGTTGAATGTGGAAAAACCTTCTTTGGGAAGTCACAGCTCCTGACGCATCAGAgaactcacactggagagaagccttATGAGTGCAGTGAGTGTGGGAGAGCCTTCACCCAGAAGTCAAGCCTGATATCACATCAGAGGACGCACACAGGAGAGAAGCCCTATGAGTGCAGGGACTGTGGGAAAACCTTCAGCGAGAAGTCAAGCCTCGTTCATCATCAGAGAACCcatactggagaaaaaccctTTGAATGTAGCGAGTGCAGGAAGGCTTTTGCCTGGAAGCCACAGCTTCTAAGGCACCAGAGAATTCATACAGGGGAGAAACCTTACgagtgcagtgaatgtgggaaagcctttgtTCAGAAAGTGCAGCTCATTAAGCATCAAAGAAATCACACAGGAGAGAAGACCTATGGGTGCAGTGAGTGTGCGAAAGCTTTCTTTGAGAAGGCACAGCTCATTatacatcagagaattcacacaggaGAAAGACCCTATAAATGTAGTGAATGTGGGAAGTCTTTCACTAGAAAGTCACACCTTATGAggcatcagagaattcacacaggaGATAAATACTATGGATGCAGTGAGTGTGGGACTGCCTTCAGCAGGAAGTCACAGCTCATGGCTCATCAGAGGACTCATGTAATCTAG
- the LOC125915086 gene encoding zinc finger protein 84-like, with the protein MLFQGSLAFEDVAVNFTRDEWQLLDSAQKNLYRNVMLENVSSLVSLGFQLIKPDVIFKLEREQPWIIGEEVPSQSLSEYWKVDDYKAWHQEIQDRIKKSEQVHETNASGKTFQPSMNLAPLKQKSSKHVSNGKHLKHSLGLFTEAGNRGRRKPGKFNGYEKSFFYTEHGKTHVGAKCYECNDCGKVTSKKSRLIVHQRTHTGEKPFKCGECGKAFSQKSHLVTHQTVHTGEKRYGCECGKAFSRKSHLITHQRTHTGEKPYECSECSKVFSQTSQLIIHQRSHTGERPYACGECGKGFSGKSQLITHKRTHIEEKPNKCNECGKAFREKSSLRKHQRIHSGEKPYGCSECGKAFSGKSLLLRHEKTHSGEKPYGCKECTKAFIWKSQLIIHQRTHTGEKPYGCSTCGKAFSQKSHLVIHQRTHTEEKP; encoded by the exons ATGCTCTTTCAGGGGTCATTGGCTTTTGAGGATGTGGCCGTGAACTTCACACGGGACGAGTGGCAGCTCCTGGACTCTGCTCAGAAGAACTTGTACAGAAACGTGATGCTGGAGAATGTGAGCAGTCTCGTGTCCCTGG GGTTTCAACTTATCAAACCAGATGTGATCTTCAAACTGGAGCGAGAGCAGCCTTGGATAATAGGCGAAGAGGTCCCAAGTCAGAGCCTGTCGG AATACTGGAAAGTTGACGATTACAAAGCTTGGCACCAAGAAATCCAAGACAGGATTAAAAAATCGGAACAAGTCCATGAAACTAACGccagtggaaaaacattccaacCCAGCATGAACCTTGCACCGTTAAAGCAAAAGTCCAGTAAGCATGTCTcaaatggaaaacatttgaaacactCGTTGGGTTTATTTACTGAGGCTGGAAACCGTGGAAGAAGGAAACCTGGTAAATTCAATGGATATGAGAAATCCTTTTTCTATACCGAACATGGGAAAACTCATGTTGGAGCAAAATGCTACGAATGTAACGATTGTGGAAAAGTCACCAGCAAGAAGTCACGACTCATTGTACATCAGagaacacacacaggagagaaaccattTAAATGCGGTGAATGTGGCAAAGCCTTTTCCCAGAAGTCACACCTTGTGACACATCAGACGGTTCACACAGGAGAAAAACGTTATGGATGTGAGTGTGGGAAGGCCTTCTCTAGAAAGTCTCATCTCATTACACACcagagaactcacacaggagagaaaccttatgaatgcaGTGAGTGCAGCAAAGTCTTTTCTCAGACGTCCCAGCTCATTATTCATCAGCGAAGTCATACAGGAGAGAGACCGTATGCATGCGGTGAATGTGGGAAAGGCTTTAGTGGGAAATCGCAACTTATTACTCATAAGAGAACCCACATAGAGGAAAAGCCCAATAAAtgcaatgaatgtgggaaagccttcagggAGAAGTCAAGTCTCCGtaaacatcagagaattcattcAGGAGAGAAACCATATGGGTGCAgcgaatgtgggaaagccttcagtggGAAGTCACTCCTCCTCAGACATGAGAAAACTCACTCAGGAGAAAAGCCCTATGGATGTAAGGAATGCACGAAGGCATTTATTTGGAAGTCACAGCTCATCATACATCAGAGGactcacacaggagagaagcccTATGGATGTAGCACTTGTGGGAAAGCTTTTTCCCAGAAATCACACCTCGTGAtacatcagagaactcacacagAAGAGAAACCCTAG